The Vitis riparia cultivar Riparia Gloire de Montpellier isolate 1030 chromosome 10, EGFV_Vit.rip_1.0, whole genome shotgun sequence genome includes a region encoding these proteins:
- the LOC117924197 gene encoding probable LRR receptor-like serine/threonine-protein kinase At1g56140 isoform X3, which translates to MNSRMKLCSISFFLLLLFQKSLAQNATLDSSEVEALNFLFNKWNMTSTEFWNMSGDPCSGPPINQSQYDDIYYRQAIKCNCTYNDNTTCHITHLKVLNLNKTGLIPEELTALTFLSDLRLNKNYFTGPLPLFIANLSQMQFIDVGHNALSGTIPKELGNLKELQMLAIGSNNFSGTLPPELGNLPKLEKMFLSDTPLTGKIPDFIGNWTKLKRLRIQGNSFEGPIPSTFSQLISMESLRISDLANVSSSLDFIKDMKNLTDLVLRNALISGGIPSDIEEYRSLETLDLSFNNLTGGIPNALFNMNNLTALFLGNNSFYGSLPDKKSDKLQTIDLSYNEISGGFPTWIDPTLQLNLVANNFVFDNTNNSIFEGLNCLQRNFPCNTPRYTNVSIKCGGQEVTTPDGMVYESDNSILGTASTSYYVSRSEKWAVSNVGLYVDRIANTSSLVNGTDTPELFKTSRISPGSLRYYGLGLENGPYVVSLQFAEMLLKDPSTRTWESTGRRVFDIYIQGALKEKDFDISKEAGGVQRAIVKKFNATVSKNYLEIHLLWAGKGTCCIPFEGYYGPSISALSLVSASERRPPPPSETSNTGLIAGIAVTAGILCFILVCAVFYIKRRGSNSNEEIELLEIGPISNTFSYAELRTATENFNPTNKLGEGGFGAVFKGTLLDGRVVAVKDLMVASQQGKSQFIAEIATISAVQHRNLVKLHGFCIKENKRLLVYEYLENKSLDRALFGKSDLHLDWPTRFNICLGTARGLAYLHEESRARIVHRDVKASNILLDAELCPKISDFGLAKLYDDKKTHISTRVAGTIGYLAPEYAMRGHLTEKADVFGFGVVALEILSGRPNSDNSLDARKMYLLEWAWTLHENNQSMDLVDPKLTEFDENEVGRVMRVALLCTQGSPMLRPAMSRVVAMLAGGVEISAVTSKPSYLTDWDFNDITNSFLSENTQTSTASTSMTDQLPSPIYHTEPMLLGVIGEGR; encoded by the exons ATGAATTCTAGAATGAAGTTGTGTTCCATCTCCTTCTTCCTGCTCCTCTTGTTTCAGAAATCCCTGGCTCAAAATGCTACTCTCGACTCATCTGAAG TGGAAGCATTGAATTTTCTGTTCAACAAATGGAACATGACGTCAACAGAATTTTGGAACATGAGTGGGGATCCATGCAGTGGACCTCCTATTAATCAGAGTCAATACGATGATATTTATTATAGACAAGCTATCAAATGTAATTGCACTTACAATGACAACACCACCTGCCATATCACACATCT GAAAGTACTAAATTTGAACAAAACAGGATTAATTCCAGAGGAGCTCACAGCACTAACTTTTCTTAGTGATTT GAGgcttaataaaaattacttcACTGGGCCTTTGCCTTTATTTATTGCAAATTTATCTCAAATGCAGTTCAT TGACGTTGGCCACAATGCATTATCTGGGACCATTCCTAAGGAGCTTGGAAATCTTAAAGAACTACAAATGTT GGCTATTGGTTCAAATAACTTCTCTGGAACTCTCCCTCCAGAACTTGGAAATCTACCCAAACTTGAGAAGAT GTTTTTATCAGACACTCCACTCACAGGAAAGATACCAGACTTCATAGGGAACTGGACAAAGCTCAAACGACT GAGAATTCAAGGGAACTCTTTTGAAGGTCCAATACCATCCACTTTCTCTCAATTGATCTCAATGGAATCTCT GAGAATAAGTGATCTTGCCAATGTGAGCTCATCTCTTGATTTCATCAAGGATATGAAGAATTTAACAGACTT AGTTCTAAGGAATGCATTGATCTCTGGTGGTATTCCATCTGATATTGAAGAATACCGCAGTTTAGAAACACT gGATTTGAGTTTCAACAACTTAACAGGAGGAATTCCAAATGCTTTGTTCAACATGAACAATCTCACTGCCTT GTTTCTTGGAAACAATAGCTTCTATGGTTCTCTTCCTGACAAAAAAAGTGATAAGCTTCAAACCAT AGATTTGTCATACAATGAGATATCAGGCGGTTTTCCTACATGGATTGATCCAACTTTACAATT GAATTTAGTGGCTAATAACTTTGTATTTGACAACACAAACAACAG TATTTTTGAAGGACTGAACTGTCTTCAGAGGAACTTTCCATGCAACACTCCACGCT ATACCAATGTCTCAATCAAGTGTGGTGGACAAGAGGTTACAACGCCTGATGGCATGGTATATGAGTCTGATAATTCAATTCTTGGCACTGCATCAACATCATATTATGTAAGCAGATCAGAGAAATGGGCTGTTAGCAATGTGGGTCTGTATGTTGACAGAATTGCAAATACCTCATCACTAGTTAATGGCACTGACACCCCAGAgcttttcaaaacttcaaggATATCACCCGGTTCACTTAGATACTATGGCCTGGGTCTCGAGAATGGACCTTATGTTGTAAGTTTGCAATTCGCAGAAATGTTACTTAAGGATCCGAGCACACGAACTTGGGAGAGTACAGGAAGGCGtgtttttgatatatatattcag GGAGCACTTAAAGAGAAGGACTTTGACATATCAAAAGAGGCAGGTGGGGTCCAGAGAGCAATTGTGAAAAAATTCAATGCTACTGTGTCGAAGAACTATCTTGAAATTCATCTGCTCTGGGCTGGTAAGGGTACTTGCTGCATCCCATTTGAAGGttattatggaccatccatttCGGCCCTCAGTCTTGTTTCAG CTTCGGAAAGAAGGCCACCTCCTCCATCAGAGACAAGCAACACTGGGTTAATTGCTGGTATTGCAGTCACTGCTGGTATTCTATGCTTTATACTCGTATGTGCAGTTTTTTACATCAAAAGGAGAGGGTCTAATTCCAATGAAGAGATAG AGCTTCTTGAAATAGGCCCCATATCGAACACCTTTAGTTATGCGGAGTTGCGAACTGCAACAGAAAACTTCAATCCTACAAATAAGCTAGGGGAGGGTGGATTTGGAGCTGTTTTCAAG GGCACTCTTCTTGATGGGAGGGTAGTAGCTGTGAAGGATCTTATGGTAGCATCTCAACAAGGGAAGAGTCAATTTATAGCAGAGATTGCTACCATATCTGCAGTGCAGCATCGCAACCTCGTGAAGTTGCATGGATTCTgcatcaaagaaaataaacgGCTCCTAGTTTATGAGTATCTTGAAAACAAGAGCCTCGATCGTGCTCTCTTTG GGAAAAGTGATTTACATCTTGATTGGCCAACCCGCTTTAATATATGTTTGGGAACAGCGAGAGGGTTAGCTTATCTTCATGAGGAATCAAGGGCAAGAATTGTACACCGGGATGTCAAGGCCAGCAATATTTTGCTTGATGCAGAACTCTGCCCCAAGATATCAGATTTTGGATTGGCAAAGCTGTATGATGACAAGAAAACCCACATCAGTACCCGGGTTGCAGGCACCAT TGGCTATCTGGCACCAGAGTATGCAATGCGCGGGCATCTGACAGAGAAGGCTGATGTTTTTGGATTTGGCGTAGTGGCTCTAGAGATCCTCAGCGGGAGACCAAACTCCGACAACAGCTTGGATGCGAGAAAGATGTATCTTCTTGAATGG GCATGGACTTTACATGAAAACAACCAAAGTATGGATTTAGTTGATCCAAAATTAacagaatttgatgaaaatgaagTCGGTCGAGTCATGAGAGTGGCTCTCTTGTGCACCCAGGGATCACCAATGTTGCGGCCAGCCATGTCACGGGTCGTGGCAATGCTTGCTGGAGGCGTTGAAATAAGTGCAGTTACATCAAAACCCAGTTATTTAACAGATTGGGATTTCAATGATATTACAAACAGCTTTTTGAGCGAAAATACTCAAACATCTACTGCTTCAACAAGTATGACTGACCAACTGCCTTCCCCTATATATCACACTGAACCGATGCTCCTTGGAGTCATTGGAGAAGGGAGGTAA
- the LOC117924197 gene encoding probable LRR receptor-like serine/threonine-protein kinase At1g56140 isoform X2 encodes MNSRMKLCSISFFLLLLFQKSLAQNATLDSSEVEALNFLFNKWNMTSTEFWNMSGDPCSGPPINQSQYDDIYYRQAIKCNCTYNDNTTCHITHLKVLNLNKTGLIPEELTALTFLSDLRLNKNYFTGPLPLFIANLSQMQFMAIGSNNFSGTLPPELGNLPKLEKIFIDSSGVGGEIPSTFVKLKNMQEMFLSDTPLTGKIPDFIGNWTKLKRLRIQGNSFEGPIPSTFSQLISMESLRISDLANVSSSLDFIKDMKNLTDLVLRNALISGGIPSDIEEYRSLETLDLSFNNLTGGIPNALFNMNNLTALFLGNNSFYGSLPDKKSDKLQTIDLSYNEISGGFPTWIDPTLQLNLVANNFVFDNTNNSIFEGLNCLQRNFPCNTPRYTNVSIKCGGQEVTTPDGMVYESDNSILGTASTSYYVSRSEKWAVSNVGLYVDRIANTSSLVNGTDTPELFKTSRISPGSLRYYGLGLENGPYVVSLQFAEMLLKDPSTRTWESTGRRVFDIYIQGALKEKDFDISKEAGGVQRAIVKKFNATVSKNYLEIHLLWAGKGTCCIPFEGYYGPSISALSLVSASERRPPPPSETSNTGLIAGIAVTAGILCFILVCAVFYIKRRGSNSNEEIELLEIGPISNTFSYAELRTATENFNPTNKLGEGGFGAVFKGTLLDGRVVAVKDLMVASQQGKSQFIAEIATISAVQHRNLVKLHGFCIKENKRLLVYEYLENKSLDRALFGKSDLHLDWPTRFNICLGTARGLAYLHEESRARIVHRDVKASNILLDAELCPKISDFGLAKLYDDKKTHISTRVAGTIGYLAPEYAMRGHLTEKADVFGFGVVALEILSGRPNSDNSLDARKMYLLEWAWTLHENNQSMDLVDPKLTEFDENEVGRVMRVALLCTQGSPMLRPAMSRVVAMLAGGVEISAVTSKPSYLTDWDFNDITNSFLSENTQTSTASTSMTDQLPSPIYHTEPMLLGVIGEGR; translated from the exons ATGAATTCTAGAATGAAGTTGTGTTCCATCTCCTTCTTCCTGCTCCTCTTGTTTCAGAAATCCCTGGCTCAAAATGCTACTCTCGACTCATCTGAAG TGGAAGCATTGAATTTTCTGTTCAACAAATGGAACATGACGTCAACAGAATTTTGGAACATGAGTGGGGATCCATGCAGTGGACCTCCTATTAATCAGAGTCAATACGATGATATTTATTATAGACAAGCTATCAAATGTAATTGCACTTACAATGACAACACCACCTGCCATATCACACATCT GAAAGTACTAAATTTGAACAAAACAGGATTAATTCCAGAGGAGCTCACAGCACTAACTTTTCTTAGTGATTT GAGgcttaataaaaattacttcACTGGGCCTTTGCCTTTATTTATTGCAAATTTATCTCAAATGCAGTTCAT GGCTATTGGTTCAAATAACTTCTCTGGAACTCTCCCTCCAGAACTTGGAAATCTACCCAAACTTGAGAAGAT TTTCATAGACAGCAGTGGAGTGGGTGGTGAGATCCCCTCAACGTTTGTTAAACTTAAAAACATGCAAGAAAT GTTTTTATCAGACACTCCACTCACAGGAAAGATACCAGACTTCATAGGGAACTGGACAAAGCTCAAACGACT GAGAATTCAAGGGAACTCTTTTGAAGGTCCAATACCATCCACTTTCTCTCAATTGATCTCAATGGAATCTCT GAGAATAAGTGATCTTGCCAATGTGAGCTCATCTCTTGATTTCATCAAGGATATGAAGAATTTAACAGACTT AGTTCTAAGGAATGCATTGATCTCTGGTGGTATTCCATCTGATATTGAAGAATACCGCAGTTTAGAAACACT gGATTTGAGTTTCAACAACTTAACAGGAGGAATTCCAAATGCTTTGTTCAACATGAACAATCTCACTGCCTT GTTTCTTGGAAACAATAGCTTCTATGGTTCTCTTCCTGACAAAAAAAGTGATAAGCTTCAAACCAT AGATTTGTCATACAATGAGATATCAGGCGGTTTTCCTACATGGATTGATCCAACTTTACAATT GAATTTAGTGGCTAATAACTTTGTATTTGACAACACAAACAACAG TATTTTTGAAGGACTGAACTGTCTTCAGAGGAACTTTCCATGCAACACTCCACGCT ATACCAATGTCTCAATCAAGTGTGGTGGACAAGAGGTTACAACGCCTGATGGCATGGTATATGAGTCTGATAATTCAATTCTTGGCACTGCATCAACATCATATTATGTAAGCAGATCAGAGAAATGGGCTGTTAGCAATGTGGGTCTGTATGTTGACAGAATTGCAAATACCTCATCACTAGTTAATGGCACTGACACCCCAGAgcttttcaaaacttcaaggATATCACCCGGTTCACTTAGATACTATGGCCTGGGTCTCGAGAATGGACCTTATGTTGTAAGTTTGCAATTCGCAGAAATGTTACTTAAGGATCCGAGCACACGAACTTGGGAGAGTACAGGAAGGCGtgtttttgatatatatattcag GGAGCACTTAAAGAGAAGGACTTTGACATATCAAAAGAGGCAGGTGGGGTCCAGAGAGCAATTGTGAAAAAATTCAATGCTACTGTGTCGAAGAACTATCTTGAAATTCATCTGCTCTGGGCTGGTAAGGGTACTTGCTGCATCCCATTTGAAGGttattatggaccatccatttCGGCCCTCAGTCTTGTTTCAG CTTCGGAAAGAAGGCCACCTCCTCCATCAGAGACAAGCAACACTGGGTTAATTGCTGGTATTGCAGTCACTGCTGGTATTCTATGCTTTATACTCGTATGTGCAGTTTTTTACATCAAAAGGAGAGGGTCTAATTCCAATGAAGAGATAG AGCTTCTTGAAATAGGCCCCATATCGAACACCTTTAGTTATGCGGAGTTGCGAACTGCAACAGAAAACTTCAATCCTACAAATAAGCTAGGGGAGGGTGGATTTGGAGCTGTTTTCAAG GGCACTCTTCTTGATGGGAGGGTAGTAGCTGTGAAGGATCTTATGGTAGCATCTCAACAAGGGAAGAGTCAATTTATAGCAGAGATTGCTACCATATCTGCAGTGCAGCATCGCAACCTCGTGAAGTTGCATGGATTCTgcatcaaagaaaataaacgGCTCCTAGTTTATGAGTATCTTGAAAACAAGAGCCTCGATCGTGCTCTCTTTG GGAAAAGTGATTTACATCTTGATTGGCCAACCCGCTTTAATATATGTTTGGGAACAGCGAGAGGGTTAGCTTATCTTCATGAGGAATCAAGGGCAAGAATTGTACACCGGGATGTCAAGGCCAGCAATATTTTGCTTGATGCAGAACTCTGCCCCAAGATATCAGATTTTGGATTGGCAAAGCTGTATGATGACAAGAAAACCCACATCAGTACCCGGGTTGCAGGCACCAT TGGCTATCTGGCACCAGAGTATGCAATGCGCGGGCATCTGACAGAGAAGGCTGATGTTTTTGGATTTGGCGTAGTGGCTCTAGAGATCCTCAGCGGGAGACCAAACTCCGACAACAGCTTGGATGCGAGAAAGATGTATCTTCTTGAATGG GCATGGACTTTACATGAAAACAACCAAAGTATGGATTTAGTTGATCCAAAATTAacagaatttgatgaaaatgaagTCGGTCGAGTCATGAGAGTGGCTCTCTTGTGCACCCAGGGATCACCAATGTTGCGGCCAGCCATGTCACGGGTCGTGGCAATGCTTGCTGGAGGCGTTGAAATAAGTGCAGTTACATCAAAACCCAGTTATTTAACAGATTGGGATTTCAATGATATTACAAACAGCTTTTTGAGCGAAAATACTCAAACATCTACTGCTTCAACAAGTATGACTGACCAACTGCCTTCCCCTATATATCACACTGAACCGATGCTCCTTGGAGTCATTGGAGAAGGGAGGTAA
- the LOC117924197 gene encoding probable LRR receptor-like serine/threonine-protein kinase At1g56140 isoform X1, which yields MNSRMKLCSISFFLLLLFQKSLAQNATLDSSEVEALNFLFNKWNMTSTEFWNMSGDPCSGPPINQSQYDDIYYRQAIKCNCTYNDNTTCHITHLKVLNLNKTGLIPEELTALTFLSDLRLNKNYFTGPLPLFIANLSQMQFIDVGHNALSGTIPKELGNLKELQMLAIGSNNFSGTLPPELGNLPKLEKIFIDSSGVGGEIPSTFVKLKNMQEMFLSDTPLTGKIPDFIGNWTKLKRLRIQGNSFEGPIPSTFSQLISMESLRISDLANVSSSLDFIKDMKNLTDLVLRNALISGGIPSDIEEYRSLETLDLSFNNLTGGIPNALFNMNNLTALFLGNNSFYGSLPDKKSDKLQTIDLSYNEISGGFPTWIDPTLQLNLVANNFVFDNTNNSIFEGLNCLQRNFPCNTPRYTNVSIKCGGQEVTTPDGMVYESDNSILGTASTSYYVSRSEKWAVSNVGLYVDRIANTSSLVNGTDTPELFKTSRISPGSLRYYGLGLENGPYVVSLQFAEMLLKDPSTRTWESTGRRVFDIYIQGALKEKDFDISKEAGGVQRAIVKKFNATVSKNYLEIHLLWAGKGTCCIPFEGYYGPSISALSLVSASERRPPPPSETSNTGLIAGIAVTAGILCFILVCAVFYIKRRGSNSNEEIELLEIGPISNTFSYAELRTATENFNPTNKLGEGGFGAVFKGTLLDGRVVAVKDLMVASQQGKSQFIAEIATISAVQHRNLVKLHGFCIKENKRLLVYEYLENKSLDRALFGKSDLHLDWPTRFNICLGTARGLAYLHEESRARIVHRDVKASNILLDAELCPKISDFGLAKLYDDKKTHISTRVAGTIGYLAPEYAMRGHLTEKADVFGFGVVALEILSGRPNSDNSLDARKMYLLEWAWTLHENNQSMDLVDPKLTEFDENEVGRVMRVALLCTQGSPMLRPAMSRVVAMLAGGVEISAVTSKPSYLTDWDFNDITNSFLSENTQTSTASTSMTDQLPSPIYHTEPMLLGVIGEGR from the exons ATGAATTCTAGAATGAAGTTGTGTTCCATCTCCTTCTTCCTGCTCCTCTTGTTTCAGAAATCCCTGGCTCAAAATGCTACTCTCGACTCATCTGAAG TGGAAGCATTGAATTTTCTGTTCAACAAATGGAACATGACGTCAACAGAATTTTGGAACATGAGTGGGGATCCATGCAGTGGACCTCCTATTAATCAGAGTCAATACGATGATATTTATTATAGACAAGCTATCAAATGTAATTGCACTTACAATGACAACACCACCTGCCATATCACACATCT GAAAGTACTAAATTTGAACAAAACAGGATTAATTCCAGAGGAGCTCACAGCACTAACTTTTCTTAGTGATTT GAGgcttaataaaaattacttcACTGGGCCTTTGCCTTTATTTATTGCAAATTTATCTCAAATGCAGTTCAT TGACGTTGGCCACAATGCATTATCTGGGACCATTCCTAAGGAGCTTGGAAATCTTAAAGAACTACAAATGTT GGCTATTGGTTCAAATAACTTCTCTGGAACTCTCCCTCCAGAACTTGGAAATCTACCCAAACTTGAGAAGAT TTTCATAGACAGCAGTGGAGTGGGTGGTGAGATCCCCTCAACGTTTGTTAAACTTAAAAACATGCAAGAAAT GTTTTTATCAGACACTCCACTCACAGGAAAGATACCAGACTTCATAGGGAACTGGACAAAGCTCAAACGACT GAGAATTCAAGGGAACTCTTTTGAAGGTCCAATACCATCCACTTTCTCTCAATTGATCTCAATGGAATCTCT GAGAATAAGTGATCTTGCCAATGTGAGCTCATCTCTTGATTTCATCAAGGATATGAAGAATTTAACAGACTT AGTTCTAAGGAATGCATTGATCTCTGGTGGTATTCCATCTGATATTGAAGAATACCGCAGTTTAGAAACACT gGATTTGAGTTTCAACAACTTAACAGGAGGAATTCCAAATGCTTTGTTCAACATGAACAATCTCACTGCCTT GTTTCTTGGAAACAATAGCTTCTATGGTTCTCTTCCTGACAAAAAAAGTGATAAGCTTCAAACCAT AGATTTGTCATACAATGAGATATCAGGCGGTTTTCCTACATGGATTGATCCAACTTTACAATT GAATTTAGTGGCTAATAACTTTGTATTTGACAACACAAACAACAG TATTTTTGAAGGACTGAACTGTCTTCAGAGGAACTTTCCATGCAACACTCCACGCT ATACCAATGTCTCAATCAAGTGTGGTGGACAAGAGGTTACAACGCCTGATGGCATGGTATATGAGTCTGATAATTCAATTCTTGGCACTGCATCAACATCATATTATGTAAGCAGATCAGAGAAATGGGCTGTTAGCAATGTGGGTCTGTATGTTGACAGAATTGCAAATACCTCATCACTAGTTAATGGCACTGACACCCCAGAgcttttcaaaacttcaaggATATCACCCGGTTCACTTAGATACTATGGCCTGGGTCTCGAGAATGGACCTTATGTTGTAAGTTTGCAATTCGCAGAAATGTTACTTAAGGATCCGAGCACACGAACTTGGGAGAGTACAGGAAGGCGtgtttttgatatatatattcag GGAGCACTTAAAGAGAAGGACTTTGACATATCAAAAGAGGCAGGTGGGGTCCAGAGAGCAATTGTGAAAAAATTCAATGCTACTGTGTCGAAGAACTATCTTGAAATTCATCTGCTCTGGGCTGGTAAGGGTACTTGCTGCATCCCATTTGAAGGttattatggaccatccatttCGGCCCTCAGTCTTGTTTCAG CTTCGGAAAGAAGGCCACCTCCTCCATCAGAGACAAGCAACACTGGGTTAATTGCTGGTATTGCAGTCACTGCTGGTATTCTATGCTTTATACTCGTATGTGCAGTTTTTTACATCAAAAGGAGAGGGTCTAATTCCAATGAAGAGATAG AGCTTCTTGAAATAGGCCCCATATCGAACACCTTTAGTTATGCGGAGTTGCGAACTGCAACAGAAAACTTCAATCCTACAAATAAGCTAGGGGAGGGTGGATTTGGAGCTGTTTTCAAG GGCACTCTTCTTGATGGGAGGGTAGTAGCTGTGAAGGATCTTATGGTAGCATCTCAACAAGGGAAGAGTCAATTTATAGCAGAGATTGCTACCATATCTGCAGTGCAGCATCGCAACCTCGTGAAGTTGCATGGATTCTgcatcaaagaaaataaacgGCTCCTAGTTTATGAGTATCTTGAAAACAAGAGCCTCGATCGTGCTCTCTTTG GGAAAAGTGATTTACATCTTGATTGGCCAACCCGCTTTAATATATGTTTGGGAACAGCGAGAGGGTTAGCTTATCTTCATGAGGAATCAAGGGCAAGAATTGTACACCGGGATGTCAAGGCCAGCAATATTTTGCTTGATGCAGAACTCTGCCCCAAGATATCAGATTTTGGATTGGCAAAGCTGTATGATGACAAGAAAACCCACATCAGTACCCGGGTTGCAGGCACCAT TGGCTATCTGGCACCAGAGTATGCAATGCGCGGGCATCTGACAGAGAAGGCTGATGTTTTTGGATTTGGCGTAGTGGCTCTAGAGATCCTCAGCGGGAGACCAAACTCCGACAACAGCTTGGATGCGAGAAAGATGTATCTTCTTGAATGG GCATGGACTTTACATGAAAACAACCAAAGTATGGATTTAGTTGATCCAAAATTAacagaatttgatgaaaatgaagTCGGTCGAGTCATGAGAGTGGCTCTCTTGTGCACCCAGGGATCACCAATGTTGCGGCCAGCCATGTCACGGGTCGTGGCAATGCTTGCTGGAGGCGTTGAAATAAGTGCAGTTACATCAAAACCCAGTTATTTAACAGATTGGGATTTCAATGATATTACAAACAGCTTTTTGAGCGAAAATACTCAAACATCTACTGCTTCAACAAGTATGACTGACCAACTGCCTTCCCCTATATATCACACTGAACCGATGCTCCTTGGAGTCATTGGAGAAGGGAGGTAA